agttcgcctgccgatgcagggaacacgggttcgtgccctggtccgggaagatcccacatgccgcggagcggctgggcctgtgagccatggctgctaagcctgcgggtccggaacctgtgctccgcaacgggagaggccacaacagtaagaggcccgcatacctcaaaaaaaaaaaaaagaggtacaaacaagctacaaggatatatactatacaacacagggaatatagcaaatattttataataactataaatggagtataacgtttaaaaattgtgaatcactatattgtacacctgtaatttataaactattatacatcaactatacttcaatttaaaaatatatatatatatatatatatatatttttttttttcttatgctcCTAGTTTTGGTAATTTACCGCCAGGCAACTAAAGATTAGGAAACAAGTAGGATGGTGGAGGTTGGCAGGACAGAAGCGAGGGCTTCCAAGTCCGAAGGCATGACAGAATTCCTTAAGCCTTACCAGAACCACCTCTCCCCTGGATTTCTAATCACTTTCTTCCCCAGGGTCAGCatacagaaagaaacaaagtgaACTGGTGGCTCTGCCTCAAGGGTGTCTTGTTGCTCCTGAGAAGGAAACATTTCACAACCACTGGAAGGCAGCATCTGGAAAACAAGGTGCTACagaagaaaacagggcttccctggtggcgcagtggttaaaaatccacctaccagtgcaggggacacgggttcaagccctggtctgggaagatcccacacgccacggagcaactaagcctgtgcaccacaactactaagcctgcgctctagagcccatgagccacaactactgagcccacgcgcctagagcctgtgctccacaaccagagaagccaatgcaatgagaagcccacacaccacaagagtagcccccactcgccgcaaccagagaaaagcctgcacgcagcaatgaagacccaacacagccaaaataaataaataaataaaatttaaaaataaatcaattaaaaaaaagaaaacaggaagagcCCTCTTTCCAACTGGGTAAAGAAgtcttcttgggacttccctggtggcacagtggttaagaatccacctgccaatgcagggataggggttcaatccccggtctgggaagatcccacatgtcacagagcaacaaagcccgtgcgccacagctactgagcctgtgctctagtgtctgcgagccacaactactgaagcctgtgtgccacaactactgaagcctgcgcacctagagcccatgctccacaacatgataagccaccgcaatgacaaacccacacactgcaacgaagagtagccccctctcaccacaactagagaaagcccgcacgtagcaacaaagacccaacacagccaaaaatttacaaattaattaattaattaattttttttttaaaaaagaagtcttcTTTGTAAAGATGGCATGTACGCTGAGGCTTGAAGCATGAGAAGGACCCAGACACACAAACAACAGGGGAAAGGctattccaggcagaaagaacagtatctgcaaaggccttgaggtgaGAACATAGCTTGGTGTGTCTCAGGAACTGAGAGAAGGGCAGTGAGAATGGACCAGAGTGAGTAAGGGCAGAGGAGCACAAGATGGGGCTGGAGAAGCAGACAGGGACCAGATCACATAGACCTGTATTGACCGTGAGAAGCATTAGATTTTATTGTAAATACCCATAAGGCAGCATTGGTAAATTTTAAGCAAAATGGAGTGACAAAAACCAGTCTActctctcaacaaatatttactgagcacttacaatTCACCAGGCCCTGAGACACACAGTGTCACAGAGTGTGGTACACAGtgggtattcagtaaatgttagtttccaCCCCCTTCCAAGAAACTTTCCAGtcaattatatcaaaataaagctgggggaaaaaaagtattaagaaaaaagaagaacctgTGCAAATAATAGAAGAGATAGGCACATACAAATAACATCAAGGCAAATGTTCTAACTGCCTTAAGAAAGACTGAAGCAATGTCATGGGAGTTGGAAGGAGGGAAAGATCATTTCTGAGTTGAGAGATACATggagaggatgggagaggaggcAATGAGTCATGATTTCACCAGGGTAAGTGGACCTGGAAGGCATCTAGCAGAGGGATACGAATACAGCAGAGGTGGGAGAGATGATGCACGGTGGAGGAACGGTGTGTGAACTGGCCTGGCTGCAGCATAGACTATACATAGGGAAACAGCAAGATGTTTCACTGAAAAGGGAAGGTGAAGCCAGGctgaagagtttggattttattgagTAAGCAGTGGGAGCCACTGAACATCACAACCAGAGTTTAACGTTAATCCATtagggggacttctctggtggcacagtggttaagaatacacctgccaaggcaggggacacgggttcaagccctggtccggtaagatcccacatgccgtggagcaacttaagcccgtgcgccacaactactaagcctgtgttatagagcccacgagccacaactactgaagccctcgcgcctagagcccgtgccctgaaacaagagaagccaccacaatgagaagcctgcgcaccgcaatgaagaatagcccccgctcaccacagcaagagaaagcccacgcggagcaacgaagacccaaagcagccaaaaataaataaattaataaaattttaaaaataaataaataaagttaatcCATTAGGGACTTGTGTGTAGACAGGAAGGAAGAGACTTGGAACAGCTAGAAGGCTGATGCAATGGTCCAAGAGGGTAGGTACAGAGAATGGTTTTCAGGAAAGGCAGTGGGAATGGACAGAAAGTTGGACAAGACATTCCAGGGTCACTAGGACTAGATGTGGGGACAAGGACAAGGGGCCAAGCACTATGCCCAAGGCCTCAGTTTCAGTGATTTGGAGAATAACATGGCCACTGACACAtgaaagtaagtcagaagagaaagccAGCTTGGGATGAAAAATGGTTAATTGAAACAAATTTCAGATGTAAGTGCATGCCTCCAGGTCAAAAGGTCCAACAGCCAGGATGTCTGTCCAGAGCTCTGGACACGTAAGTTTGggaacagaaatagaaattttggaCATATTAGAAAAGGACAACTCTAATAGTAAATGAAATCAAATGAGGAGAGCGGGGTGAGGACAGACTCCAGAGAAAATGCTCACGTTTCCTTGGAAGGTTCTCTAACATTAAGATTGCCAGCATCCATTCCCAAAGAATCTGATACAAAGGGTCGAGGTGGAGTCCATGTATCTGAATTTTACCAAATACTCCAGATGAAAGACTGTGTTAaacagaagaagagacagagctaccacaaaaaaaaaaaaaaaagtacaattagaaaaataggagagggacttccctggtggtccagtggtaaagaatccaccttacaatgcaggggacacaggttcaatccctggtcagggaactaagatcccacatgccacggggcaatgaaaagcccacacaccgcagtaaagagtagcccccgcttgccgcaactagagaaagcccgtgcgcagcaacgaagacccaacgcagccaaaaataaataaataaaataaataatttttttaaaaaaagaaaaaaatgtaaaaaaaaaaaatagtaaggaaAGGCATCCAACTCAAAAGCTATTACCCATTGCTCCATTGCTTTCATCTTTAAATCCTATGGATTTTGTCCCTCCCCACCTTATGATTCTCTGCCAATATTCCACTAAACTTAGTTGATCCTGATTCATCGAGAACATACGCTATGTCCTACAGTCATATACTTTACTTGTCTGATTCCCTCCACTATAATATTAGCTCCTTGAAGGGAAGAACCATGTCTTACTCATCTCTGAATCCTCCTGGATTCAAATGTTTGCTGTATGAATGGTCCAGTCTCCCATTAAATCACTCATTCCAACATGCACAGAGCAAAAGCATCTCTGTCTATTAGTGAccatcctccacccccaccctcctGGTCCCTGCTTACCTGCATAGAAGTGGTAGAAGGGCCACCAGACAGCACTGTTTGGGATGTAAGTAAGCAGCGAAGCCACATAGCCCCGGTAGAAGCCACGAAGTCCATCAGCCCGCAGGATCTGCCTGATGATGTCCTTGGTTTGGCCAAAGGCAACTACCCCTTGTCCCTTTGGATTCCCTCGCACTTGGAAGCGGCCCATTTTCTCACCCTTGCGCTGCATCATCAGGTGCTGGGAGACCACATCAATGGGCACTGTGATGCTCTGAGCCACGAGAGAGGCCGAGCCACCGGCCACCAGTGATTTGACTGTGTTGCTCTGGCTGTAGTCAGCTACAAACTTCCGGGTGAGCTCATAAGTAGTAACATAGCACTGGCCAGATATGAGGGTGAAGGTGTTGACCAGGAACCCCCGGTAGAGGCCAGTCACACCATCTGCCCGTAGGATCTTGATGAAGGCATCAAAGGTCCCATGGTAGAGGCTCTTGCCTTTCTGAACCTGCAAGCGAGTGCGTATGAGGGTGAATGGGTAGACACTGACACGGATCATCATCGTCATTGCCACACCAAACACGTAGAACTTCTTCTTGTCCAGGTGTTCCCACTCGATGATCTGGATGTTACGTTTGTCCTCCATTGTGTCTGGAGACCTGCGGATTTAAGCAGGGTGGAGGGAATGTGAAGGAGATCAGAATTTGCACTTTCCCCTCCTGGATGGGCTCTGAAACCCCATTCTCAGGCTTCAGCTCCTGGGGTACTCACTTCTCCAAAGTTTAGACTTCACCCAGTCTGGCTCTGCCAACCCCTGCCTGATTCTTCCTTCATGGATCGGGATAgtgccctcttctctctcctttaccAGTCTGTCCCAATTCAGGACCCCTCTTCTGAAAATTGTTTCTCACCTCAGTGACTCCCGTGGGCCCACTCCCACCTCAGCTCCCTACCCCCAGCTTATCAGATCAGCTATTctggtctctctgcctctgcccagGCCCTGGTGTCACGGCccattctccttttccttctctagcTCACCCAGACAGCTCAGGATGCTGTGGGCAAACCAACCACCTGGCCTTTAAGTGGGCTAATGGGATGTCACTAAGTGACATTCTGGAGGTTCCTAAAGGCTAAAGGGAAGTGCTCCATTTCTGACACTCCTGGGCCTACTGAGGAGCCATGGCCTTTGGCCTTGGGCCTTTGAGCCTCAGCAGGGTGCCTCTTTTACCACCATTTACCAGCTGACTCACCTCACTTTATTTCTGGTTTCCTGTGCTGGCCCCTCTGAGCTCCTCCTGACCCACATTCACTACACTTACACCTTCTCCAGTCTGCATTAGAAGAAAGTGCAAGGAAGAAGACAAGTGGGGCTTTCACTCCACAGGAACCCCCCCACACCTCCCTTCCTTCTAATGAAAGGAGTTAGAAATTTAGGAACAAGCCAAAGGTCAGAGTCCTCTTTGGTTATTAGATAACTCactctagagaaagaagagaaccaCCTGAGAGCTAAGCAGTTTCCCTGAAGAGTCTTAACTACAGGGTAGAGAACGTGCTTGGCCTCTTTCATCCCCAAGCATATAAATAATAACCTCAGCCCCTAGGTAGCGAAGGGAGATTCAAGTGACAGAAAAGATATAGAGACTCTGCCTTTGAGAAACTCAGTCTCTTCAAGGGGACACAGTATCCCTCTGGGGAACGGATATAAGACACAGAGATAAAGAAACCAGGGCAAATTAATGTACATGTGGCCCTCATGTTAAATGTATCCACTGACTAAAGTTTCAAACAAAACTAATAAGGTTACAACTGTAATAACTGTATAAAATCAGGAGCTTTCAACTTAAGGAATGtcaaatgaggggcttccctggtgtcgcagtggttaagaatctgcctgccaatgcaggagacatgggtttgagctctggtccaggaagatcccacatgccacagagcagctaagcctgtgtgccacaactaccaagcctgtgcaccacaactactgagcccgcatgtcgcaactactgaagcccgcgcgcctagagcctgtgctctacaacaagagaagccaccacaatgagaagcccgtgcaccacaatgaagtgtagccccccgctcgccgcaactagagaaagcccgcatgcagcaacgaagacccaacatagccaaaaataaataaaataaattaacttaattttaaaaaaaaaaagaaagaaagaatccgcctgccaatgcaggggacctgggttcaagccctggtc
The sequence above is drawn from the Tursiops truncatus isolate mTurTru1 chromosome 1, mTurTru1.mat.Y, whole genome shotgun sequence genome and encodes:
- the SLC25A44 gene encoding solute carrier family 25 member 44 isoform X9, which encodes MEDKRNIQIIEWEHLDKKKFYVFGVAMTMMIRVSVYPFTLIRTRLQVQKGKSLYHGTFDAFIKILRADGVTGLYRGFLVNTFTLISGQCYVTTYELTRKFVADYSQSNTVKSLVAGGSASLVAQSITVPIDVVSQHLMMQRKGEKMGRFQVRGNPKGQGVVAFGQTKDIIRQILRADGLRGFYRGYVASLLTYIPNSAVWWPFYHFYAGLPWWRSG
- the SLC25A44 gene encoding solute carrier family 25 member 44 isoform X7, whose translation is MEDKRNIQIIEWEHLDKKKFYVFGVAMTMMIRVSVYPFTLIRTRLQVQKGKSLYHGTFDAFIKILRADGVTGLYRGFLVNTFTLISGQCYVTTYELTRKFVADYSQSNTVKSLVAGGSASLVAQSITVPIDVVSQHLMMQRKGEKMGRFQVRGNPKGQGVVAFGQTKDIIRQILRADGLRGFYRGYVASLLTYIPNSAVWWPFYHFYAGMRASYCCGLSRCGAQVPDPQA
- the SLC25A44 gene encoding solute carrier family 25 member 44 isoform X10; this translates as MEDKRNIQIIEWEHLDKKKFYVFGVAMTMMIRVSVYPFTLIRTRLQVQKGKSLYHGTFDAFIKILRADGVTGLYRGFLVNTFTLISGQCYVTTYELTRKFVADYSQSNTVKSLVAGGSASLVAQSITVPIDVVSQHLMMQRKGEKMGRFQVRGNPKGQGVVAFGQTKDIIRQILRADGLRGFYRGYVASLLTYIPNSAVWWPFYHFYADAAFQWL
- the SLC25A44 gene encoding solute carrier family 25 member 44 isoform X8, yielding MEDKRNIQIIEWEHLDKKKFYVFGVAMTMMIRVSVYPFTLIRTRLQVQKGKSLYHGTFDAFIKILRADGVTGLYRGFLVNTFTLISGQCYVTTYELTRKFVADYSQSNTVKSLVAGGSASLVAQSITVPIDVVSQHLMMQRKGEKMGRFQVRGNPKGQGVVAFGQTKDIIRQILRADGLRGFYRGYVASLLTYIPNSAVWWPFYHFYAGHTGSSPGPGRSHMLRSN
- the SLC25A44 gene encoding solute carrier family 25 member 44 isoform X6, with protein sequence MEDKRNIQIIEWEHLDKKKFYVFGVAMTMMIRVSVYPFTLIRTRLQVQKGKSLYHGTFDAFIKILRADGVTGLYRGFLVNTFTLISGQCYVTTYELTRKFVADYSQSNTVKSLVAGGSASLVAQSITVPIDVVSQHLMMQRKGEKMGRFQVRGNPKGQGVVAFGQTKDIIRQILRADGLRGFYRGYVASLLTYIPNSAVWWPFYHFYAVAASGGYSLLRCVGFSLPRGMWDLSSLTRD
- the SLC25A44 gene encoding solute carrier family 25 member 44 isoform X3, which encodes MEDKRNIQIIEWEHLDKKKFYVFGVAMTMMIRVSVYPFTLIRTRLQVQKGKSLYHGTFDAFIKILRADGVTGLYRGFLVNTFTLISGQCYVTTYELTRKFVADYSQSNTVKSLVAGGSASLVAQSITVPIDVVSQHLMMQRKGEKMGRFQVRGNPKGQGVVAFGQTKDIIRQILRADGLRGFYRGYVASLLTYIPNSAVWWPFYHFYAEQLSSLCPKECPHIVFQAISGPLAAATASILTNPMDVIRTRVQVEGKNSIILTFRQLMAEEGPWGLMKGLSARIISATPSTIVIVVGYESLKKLSLRPELVDSRHW
- the SLC25A44 gene encoding solute carrier family 25 member 44 isoform X4, with the translated sequence MEDKRNIQIIEWEHLDKKKFYVFGVAMTMMIRVSVYPFTLIRTRLQVQKGKSLYHGTFDAFIKILRADGVTGLYRGFLVNTFTLISGQCYVTTYELTRKFVADYSQSNTVKSLVAGGSASLVAQSITVPIDVVSQHLMMQRKGEKMGRFQVRGNPKGQGVVAFGQTKDIIRQILRADGLRGFYRGYVASLLTYIPNSAVWWPFYHFYAGSGPAGLAAMAHRPSRSAACGIFPDQGTNPCSLHRQANSQPLRHQGSPCLFLLIPYPYIAPPRKKKFLKVLW
- the SLC25A44 gene encoding solute carrier family 25 member 44 isoform X5, translating into MEDKRNIQIIEWEHLDKKKFYVFGVAMTMMIRVSVYPFTLIRTRLQVQKGKSLYHGTFDAFIKILRADGVTGLYRGFLVNTFTLISGQCYVTTYELTRKFVADYSQSNTVKSLVAGGSASLVAQSITVPIDVVSQHLMMQRKGEKMGRFQVRGNPKGQGVVAFGQTKDIIRQILRADGLRGFYRGYVASLLTYIPNSAVWWPFYHFYAALSLLLFNTVFHLEYLVKFRYMDSTSTLCIRFFGNGCWQS